The following proteins are co-located in the Scomber scombrus chromosome 2, fScoSco1.1, whole genome shotgun sequence genome:
- the fgf8b gene encoding fibroblast growth factor 8b, producing MKQYLNYYKMRLRTSRLGYLLLQFTALCFYAQNTVQSPPNFKHHVTEQSRLSDRMSRRLTRTYQLYSRTSGKHVQVLANKRVNANGDDGAVHAKLEVETDSFGSRVRIRGVKTGYYICMNKRGKLIGKRKGRGKDCIFTEIVLENNYTALQNAKYEGWYMAFTRKGRPRKASKTKQHQREAHFMKRLPRGHLLSERRPFDVLPLPVPAQPFSKRTRHSHHQRSGGR from the exons ATGAAGCAATATTTGAACTATTACAAGATGAGGCTGAGAACATCGAGGTTAGGTTATCT gtTACTTCAGTTCACGGCGCTTTGCTTTTACGCACAG AACACTGTGCAGTCTCCTCCTAATTTCAAGCACCATGTCACCGAGCAGAGCCGGCTGTCAGACCGGATGAGCCGCAGGTTGACCCGAACCTACCAGCTGTACAGCCGCACCAGCGGGAAACACGTCCAGGTCCTGGCCAACAAGCGGGTCAACGCCAACGGAGACGATGGAGCAGTGCACG CTAAACTGGAGGTGGAGACAGACTCTTTTGGGAGCCGTGTTCGTATTAGAGGGGTGAAGACAGGATACTACATATGTATGAACAAGAGGGGGAAGCTGATCGGCAAG aGGAAAGGACGAGGCAAAGACTGCATCTTCACTGAGATTGTTCTGGAAAATAACTACACGGCGCTTCAGAACGCCAAATACGAGGGCTGGTACATGGCTTTCACACGCAAGGGCCGTCCGAGGAAGGCCTCCAAGACCAAGCAGCACCAGAGGGAGGCCCACTTCATGAAGCGTCTACCCAGGGGTCACTTGCTGAGTGAAAGAAGGCCGTTTGATGTTCTTCCTCTCCCCGTCCCCGCGCAGCCTTTCAGCAAGCGGACTAGACATTCCCATCACCAGCGCTCGGGGGGCCGCTGA